From Penicillium psychrofluorescens genome assembly, chromosome: 1, one genomic window encodes:
- a CDS encoding uncharacterized protein (ID:PFLUO_001183-T1.cds;~source:funannotate), giving the protein MPPLHGFSDNQFRDRKDILIATNALVHALEPYFSPGKSRVQLPVYSGAHFDETAAQLEGFARPIWAIAAAVAEASDVTDADIARYGKHLVTGFTNGVNPEHPDYWGSIGDWDQRMVEAEPISFALLIAPKTFYEPLSAQGRARLCEWLSGLNGKVMPVNNWRWFRIFSNLALCRVRGVPYENVKDHIDADFAVLDQFEIGNGWSADGIWRKDAIPDQEAYGRQADYYSGSFAIQFSQLLYVLFAADSDPDRVSRYRQQAREFAGQFWRFFDEDGAAIPFGRSLTYRFAMGAFYAAFACANCYDSSNIFTSVGFVKGMFLRHLRWWAAHSQDMFAIDGTLTIGYLYPNMFMCEDYNSPQSPYWAMKTFVILALRSDDNFWTVAEIPHPLSSASLEQHSVPGVELLPAPFQILCDHPNGQHHFMLSGGQFCVWPLKATQAKYSKFAYSSAFAFSVPTGGLLTQLAPDNTLVASRDAGETWATRWETISGPRVRTFILKGSKIQCLQSVWKPWKTDKTEIETTLIPPCNEWPDWHIRIHRIRSAQTQTISFVEGGFAIPAKQPRLIGTLDESWSNGYGHGGIIETEESSLVLSNAAVSGVKSILSTAGETEGKILKSDPNTNLMEPRALIPTLQHKIKMELDQDMVIATAVFAIAMTKKSFSRDELYQRWSQQPYLTGDILKEL; this is encoded by the coding sequence ATGCCACCGCTTCATGGGTTTTCCGACAACCAGTTTCGCGATCGGAAGGATATTCTTATCGCGACAAATGCCCTCGTCCATGCACTCGAGCCATATTTCTCGCCCGGAAAATCACGCGTCCAGCTGCCTGTCTATTCTGGAGCACATTTTGACGAGACCGCTGCCCAACTGGAAGGTTTCGCACGGCCAATCTGGGCGATTGCCGCTGCAGTCGCTGAAGCGTCCGATGTAACCGATGCAGATATCGCCCGTTATGGCAAACACCTGGTGACTGGATTCACGAATGGAGTTAATCCCGAACACCCCGACTATTGGGGTTCGATAGGAGACTGGGACCAACGGATGGTAGAAGCTGAGCCGATTTCATTTGCACTTTTGATAGCACCGAAAACATTCTATGAACCATTGTCAGCTCAGGGTCGCGCGCGCTTGTGTGAATGGCTGTCAGGTCTCAACGGCAAAGTAATGCCAGTCAACAATTGGCGGTGGTTTcggatcttctccaacctTGCTCTCTGTCGTGTGCGGGGCGTGCCTTACGAAAATGTCAAGGACCATATCGACGCGGACTTTGCGGTGCTTGATCAATTTGAGATTGGAAACGGGTGGTCTGCTGATGGAATATGGAGGAAAGATGCTAttccagaccaagaagcctACGGTCGCCAGGCTGACTATTATTCTGGAAGCTTTGCGATTCAGTTCAGCCAGTTGCTATACGTTCTCTTTGCCGCTGATTCGGACCCTGATCGAGTCTCCCGGTATCGGCAGCAAGCGAGAGAATTTGCCGGTCAGTTTTGGCGGTTCTtcgatgaggatggtgcAGCTATTCCATTCGGTCGGTCATTGACGTATCGGTTTGCCATGGGGGCCTTCTACGCGGCCTTTGCCTGTGCAAATTGCTACGACAGCTCAAACATTTTTACATCTGTTGGCTTTGTCAAAGGCATGTTTCTACGACACCTAAGATGGTGGGCGGCGCATTCACAGGATATGTTTGCTATCGATGGGACTTTGACTATCGGATATCTCTACCCAAACATGTTCATGTGCGAAGACTATAACTCACCACAGTCGCCCTACTGGGCCATGAAAACTTTTGTGATCCTTGCGCTGAGATCGGACGACAATTTCTGGACTGTCGCTGAGATTCCACATCCTTTGTCTTCTGCCTCGCTTGAACAACACTCTGTCCCCGGTGTTGAGTTGCTACCTGCACCATTTCAGATCCTATGTGACCACCCCAATGGCCAGCATCATTTCATGCTTTCCGGTGGTCAGTTTTGCGTGTGGCCTCTCAAGGCAACACAAGCGAAATACAGCAAGTTTGCATATTCATCAGCATTCGCGTTCAGTGTTCCGACTGGAGGCTTGTTGACTCAACTAGCTCCAGATAATACATTGGTCGCAAGTCGAGACGCGGGAGAAACATGGGCCACCCGATGGGAGACAATTAGCGGCCCTCGAGTCAGAACTTTTATATTAAAAGGCTCGAAAATACAATGCCTTCAGAGTGTTTGGAAGCCGTGGAAGACAGACAAAACAGAAATCGAAACTACTCTCATCCCTCCCTGCAACGAATGGCCTGATTGGCATATCAGGATACACCGCATCCGAAGTGCCCAGACTCAAACGATCAGTTTTGTTGAAGGTGGCTTTGCAATACCGGCGAAACAGCCGCGGCTAATCGGAACCTTGGATGAGAGTTGGAGCAATGGATACGGACATGGGGGTATTATTGAAACCGAAGAAAGCTCCCTCGTGCTCAGTAACGCTGCGGTGAGCGGGGTGAAGAGCATTCTCAGCACCGCCGGCGAAACAGAGGGTAAAATATTAAAGTCGGACCCAAACACGAACCTGATGGAGCCAAGAGCGCTCATTCCGACCCTTCAGCATAAAATCAAGATGGAACTGGATCAAGATATGGTGATAGCTACAGCGGTTTTTGCTATTGCCATGACAAAGAAAAGTTTCTCTCGTGATGAGCTGTACCAAAGATGGTCTCAGCAACCTTATTTGACAGGAGACATATTGAAGGAATTGTGA
- a CDS encoding uncharacterized protein (ID:PFLUO_001184-T1.cds;~source:funannotate), producing the protein MICPGIVLLTVLFFPESPRWLFSHGQEEKAKEFLTYYHGEGNPDHPLVQLQLQEYREFISLSGSDKRWWDFSDFYKNSAGRWRFSNALITGIWGQCSGNAVVTYYLPAMLITTGITDSEQVLNVNLGYTIVSTVASYLGASQIERMGRRPTIIWTAVACSICFACITIGSGLFAHTQATPAASAGIAFIFVFGFCYNFGMTPLQALYPVEALSYETRGKGVGLTFSIAHCFTLINQFCFPIALKNIGWYTYIVFIVWDLFEATVSYFVSVETKNHTLEEMSEIFESPNPVKASLRKPLS; encoded by the coding sequence ATGATATGTCCAGGGATCGTGCTTCTGAcagttcttttcttccctgaatctcctcgctggctctTTTCACACGGCCAGGAGGAGAAAGCAAAGGAATTCCTGACATACTACCACGGCGAAGGAAACCCCGACCACCCGCTTGTCCAATTACAGTTGCAGGAATACAGAGAATTCATTTCGCTTTCTGGTTCTGACAAGCGCTGGTGGGATTTTAGCGACTTCTACAAGAACAGCGCGGGAAGATGGCGGTTCTCCAATGCCTTGATCACAGGGATCTGGGGTCAATGCTCTGGCAATGCAGTCGTCACTTATTACCTGCCCGCGATGCTGATTACCACGGGCATCACCGACTCGGAACAAGTGCTGAATGTCAATCTCGGCTACACCATCGTCTCGACGGTGGCTTCATACTTGGGCGCGAGCCAGATTGAAAGAATGGGCCGTCGCCCGACAATCATCTGGACCGCTGTCGCGTGCTCGATCTGTTTCGCATGCATCACAATCGGTTCGGGTCTCTTTGCACACACCCAGGCAACCCCCGCTGCGTCTGCTGGAATTGCATTCATATTCGTCTTTGGATTCTGCTACAACTTCGGTATGACCCCGCTGCAGGCGTTGTACCCTGTTGAGGCTCTTTCCTACGAGACTCGGGGGAAAGGGGTTGGCCTTACTTTCTCCATTGCGCACTGTTTCACGCTCATCAATCAGTTTTGTTTCCCGATTGCGCTTAAGAATATTGGCTGGTATACTTACATCGTTTTCATTGTTTGGGATCTGTTTGAAGCGACTGTGAGTTATTTTGTTTCTGTGGAGACTAAGAACCACACCTTGGAGGAGATGTCGGAGATTTTTGAGAGTCCGAATCCGGTGAAAGCTTCGTTGAGGAAGCCGTTGTCTTGA
- a CDS encoding uncharacterized protein (ID:PFLUO_001185-T1.cds;~source:funannotate), with amino-acid sequence MESPTRPILSPSKILHPVSPERMNQQGLPVSPSLPTDLLSLHHKNTKGVSEVQAKVAFLNNLSRQGSPVSANRLSAADNAALQRAILGREEAESALASVSDQLSEAQSRERRISERLESLLEELHGTKERQAHERSIFEKEIRKARKEAFRAGSTLVKVQEEFKHSKSEVKALKDEVSAEREAKDQAKQEAFERAYALAGLTEELQMLKEKLRSVETDHRSSTLEIRAHEMRTEDVGRISLAEGDLAFLTTPRRPKRAAADSVRSPVPEREQEDISETTPPKRQRLSDCTSQIGDVVVDTDLAPSNQNQDELDDIKDELKYEKHRRVEAEEMIHFLNIECQFKRCSCRIAESQGRAYIYDAEYFEKYQKPQLEEAERRSAERKSVESIPTRHANPISLPRSQPEPIVKPEPADPPEKMQAPAEPLVTFSPETGTFRTFPSPLRENDGPTPGDYFATPELAESHTSAHEQPSASSSAAPFDSFTPSGEPIGTSHTTPDVAVEESHEVPKSRESRPTRRPAERENHQHQFSTRRVPLRAEPEPRTAISDTPINREDALAQIRARRGRARSMKRSVSANEATGRSGGLSDSSTTTPGRGPRRVPNTTRSVVKSENDLGERRDLSAPVRMFRR; translated from the coding sequence ATGGAGTCCCCCACGCGTCCCATCCTCAGCCCATCCAAAATCCTCCATCCGGTCTCCCCGGAACGCATGAATCAACAAGGCCTGCCGGTCTCCCCATCACTACCCACAGATCTCCTGTCCCTACACCACAAAAATACCAAGGGCGTCTCGGAGGTTCAGGCCAAAGTCGCTTTTCTGAACAATCTCTCGCGGCAGGGTAGCCCTGTTTCCGCAAACCGATTGTCAGCCGCCGACAATGCCGCCCTGCAGAGGGCCATCCTAGGCCGCGAAGAGGCCGAGTCTGCTCTTGCCTCGGTATCCGACCAGCTTTCCGAAGCGCAATCCCGAGAGCGCCGCATCAGCGAGCGTCTCGAGTCGTTACTGGAGGAATTGCACGGGACAAAAGAACGCCAAGCACATGAACGCTCCATcttcgagaaggagattCGAAAGGCGCGGAAAGAGGCCTTCCGTGCGGGATCGACCCTGGTGAAGGTGCAAGAAGAATTCAAGCACTCGAAATCAGAAGTCAAGGCCTTGAAAGACGAGGTCAGTGCCGAGAGGGAGGCTAAGGATCAGGCGAAGCAGGAAGCATTCGAGCGTGCCTATGCTCTCGCCGGTCTCACGGAAGAActccagatgctcaaggAAAAGCTACGCTCCGTCGAAACAGATCATCGTTCGAGTACGCTGGAAATCCGAGCACACGAGATGCGGACAGAGGATGTCGGTCGGATATCACTGGCAGAAGGCGAcctggccttcttgaccacCCCACGCCGGCCAAAGAGAGCTGCTGCCGACTCTGTCAGGTCTCCTGTTCCAGAAAGGGAACAAGAAGACATCTCTGAAACCACACCACCCAAGAGACAACGCCTGTCAGACTGCACATCTCAAATTGGAGACGTTGTCGTGGACACGGATTTAGCGCCATCGAACCAGAACCAGGATGAACTGGACGATATTAAGGACGAACTGAAGTACGAGAAGCACCGCAGAGTTGAAGCGGAAGAAATGATTCATTTCCTCAACATCGAGTGCCAATTTAAGCGGTGCTCATGTCGCATTGCGGAAAGCCAGGGTCGCGCCTACATTTACGACGCCGAATACTTTGAGAAATACCAGAAGCCTCAACTGGAAGAGGCCGAACGACGCAGCGCCGAACGAAAGAGCGTGGAATCCATCCCAACCAGACATGCCAACCCGATTTCTCTGCCCCGCTCTCAACCGGAGCCCATTGTCAAGCCTGAGCCAGCAGATCCACCAGAGAAGATGCAGGCACCTGCAGAGCCCTTGGTGACCTTCTCGCCGGAAACTGGGACCTTCCGTACCTTCCCTTCGCCCCTTCGAGAAAACGACGGACCCACGCCAGGGGATTATTTTGCAACACCCGAGCTGGCTGAATCTCATACCAGTGCTCATGAGCAGCCATCTGCGTCTTCCAGTGCTGCTCCTTTTGACTCATTCACACCCTCGGGTGAACCCATCGGAACGTCTCACACCACTCCAGACGTTGCAGTTGAGGAGAGCCACGAAGTCCCCAAATCCAGAGAATCTCGACCTACGCGACGCCCTGCTGAGCGAGAaaaccaccagcaccaatTCTCGACGCGAAGGGTTCCTTTGCGAGCAGAACCCGAACCTCGCACTGCCATCTCCGACACACCCATCAACCGAGAAGACGCCCTAGCACAAATCAGGGCACGACGGGGCCGAGCCCGCAGTATGAAGCGATCCGTGAGTGCGAACGAAGCAACTGGCCGATCAGGCGGCTTATCCGACTCCAGCACGACGACCCCAGGCAGAGGTCCCCGGCGCGTCCCCAACACCACACGGTCAGTCGTCAAAAGCGAGAACGACCTGGGTGAGCGCCGGGACTTGAGTGCCCCCGTTCGCATGTTCCGCCGGTGA
- a CDS encoding uncharacterized protein (ID:PFLUO_001186-T1.cds;~source:funannotate), translated as MHEIVSLQFGQRANYLATHFWNLQESYFTYNEEEPPVDHDIHFRQGVGADGSETYTPRTVIYDLKGGFGTLRKYNALYELTEDSTAAQSLWDGQEVVRKQPQIPQSDYQKSLDAGTPAPRLTSEAVRYWSDYNRVFYHPKSIVQLNEYELNSQIMPFEDWDAGEELFSELDKDHDLLDRDLRPFVEECDQLRALQLFLGSDDAWSGFAARYVDRLRDEYGKTSLWSWAIEDGTRVQRHRQIKKDVNKARSLCSISPQCNLYVPIMDLPSQLPGYLNVDRHSEWQTSALISSAVETVTLPSRLRPYQHFEASLAGDDGTHNIFELQSTIVQDASQHRSVNEDGSSEVERKFDIDFTYGGEDSKTPHIFNQIQVTRGTEPSSQTASVDDASAPGDIGHQRKLRLYHSKPMLHSYHTPLHFPRLDSFPHAMFPTPKTGSGVDIFAALTTSSRTAERIRTIEATAARMVSVDEREALVNGLGEIRETYETGWSSGSDSDDD; from the exons atGCACGAGATTGTCTCGCTGCAGTTTGGCCAGCGGGCCAACTATCTGGCCACTCATTTCTGGAACCTGCAG GAATCATACTTTACGTAcaacgaagaagagccaCCCGTGGACCATGATATCCATTTTCGGCAAGGTGTTGGAGCTGATGGCTCCGAGACGTACACTCCACGCACAGTGATCTATGACCTGAAGGGTGGCTTTGGCACTCTGCGCAAGTACAATGCGCTTTACGAACTGACGGAAGACTCGACGGCCGCTCAGAGCTTATG GGATGGACAAGAGGTGGTTCGAAAACAACCACAGATCCCGCAGAGTGACTACCAAAAGAGTCTCGACGCAGGAACACCAGCACCGCGACTGACCTCGGAGGCGGTGCGCTACTGGTCAGACTACAACCGAGTATTCTATCATCCCAAGTCAATTGTGCAGCTGAACGAATATGAATTAAATTCTCAGATCATGCCTTTTGAGGACTGGGATGCAGGCGAAGAACTTTTCAGCGAGCTCGACAAGGACCATGACTTGTTAGATCGCGATCTCCGGCCCTTTGTTGAGGAGTGCGACCAGCTGCGAGCTCTACAGTTATTCCTCGGGTCCGATGATGCGTGGAGTGGGTTTGCGGCTCGATATGTAGATAGACTGAGAGATGAGTATGGCAAGACGAGTCTGTGGTCTTGGGCGATTGAGGATGGCACCAGGGTCCAGCGG CACCGTCAGATCAAAAAGGACGTCAACAAGGCCAGGTCGCTCTGCTCTATATCGCCACAGTGTAATCTTTACGTCCCTATCATGGACTTGCCATCCCAGCTTCCGGGATATCTCAATGTTGATCGTCACTCAGAGTGGCAAACGTCGGCGTTGATCAGTTCGGCTGTTGAGACTGTGACACTGCCCTCGAGGCTACGACCCTACCAGCATTTCGAGGCCTCGCTTGCCGGGGACGACGGAACTCACAATATTTTTGAGCTGCAATCGACCATTGTTCAAGATGCCAGCCAGCACCGATCAGTCAACGAGGACGGATCATCCGAAGTCGAAAGGAAGTTTGATATCGACTTTACTTATGGCGGCGAGGACAGCAAGACACCTCACATCTTCAATCAGATTCAAGTGACTCGCGGGACGGAGCCTAGTAGTCAGACTGCCTCGGTAGATGATGCATCCGCACCAGGGGACATAGGCCACCAGCGCAAACTCCGACTATACCACTCGAAACCGATGCTTCACAG CTATCATACGCCACTTCATTTCCCGCGACTCGATAGTTTCCCCCACGCCATGTTCCCTACACCGAAAACCGGTTCTGGCGTGGATATTTTTGCGGCGCTGACCACATCTTCACGAACCGCCGAGAGAATCAGGACCATTGAAGCGACCGCCGCACGGATGGTGTCGGTGGATGAGCGCGAGGCGCTGGTTAATGGATTGGGCGAGATTCGAGAGACCTACGAGACAGGGTGGAGTAGTGGCTCTGACTCGGACGATGATTAG